The segment GCGAGCTCTACCGGGTGGGCGCGCTCGACACCAGCCTCTACTCCAGCAACAGCTTCGTCACCAAGAAGAAATTCGACTTTGACCCCAGGGTGAAGGACCGGGTCGCTGAACTGATGGCGCGGGCTTTCACTCTGTCGGAACAGCGTCAGAAGGCGGATCCCAAGGACGTCCAGGCTCTCTACACGCGCGGCATCACCCGCGGGATGCGCGCCACTTACCTGGCGCTGGTGGAGAAAGCCTGGTTCGCCGCTCTGCGCAGCGCCATCGCCGCCCGGCACGACCACGAAAAAGTCCTGGAGATGGAGCCCGATTTCGCCGACGCCAAGACCATCGTCGGCGTACATAACTACGTGGCCGGCAGCCTGCCGTGGGCGATCAAGGTCGCGGTCTCGGTGGTCGGCTTGACCGGCTCCAAGCAGAAGGGCTTGCAGTATCTTTCTGCGGCGGCCGAGGGCGGAGGCGAGACCGCCCCCGACGCCAAGATCACCCTGGCGCTCTTTCTCCGCCGCGAGCAGCGCTTCGACGATGCTCTCAGGGTGGTGCGGACGCTCACCGCCGTCTATCCCCGCAACTCCCTCTTCGCCATCGAGGAGGGCAACATCCTCAACGCCGGCGGACACGGCATGGAGGCGATCGCGGTCTTCCGGGCGGTCCTGGAAAAAGGGAAGAAGGGCTATTACAAGGACCCGCACCTCGAGCTGGCCGCCTTTACCCTGGGCGAGGCCCTGCGCGGCCAGAGGTTCTACAAGGAGGCAGCGGAGGCCTACGAAACGGTCCGCACCTTTCCCCATCGCGATCCCGAGTTGTTGCAGAAGGCCGACCTGGCCGCCGGCCAGATGCACGACTTGCAGCAGGAGCGCGAGCAGGCTGTGGCGGACTACAACGCCGTCATCGCCGCTGACAGCAGCTCGCCCGAGGCCCAGCAGGCCCGCCGCTTCCTCCGCCAGCCTTACCGGCTTTCCTCCCCCTAGCGACCCGCTCTTGCCCGGGGAACTTTTCCGCCGTGGTTGCCGTATCCTCACCCAGGGAGGCCTGCCATGTACTGCAACTACTGCGGCAAGGTGATCCAGGACGACGCCCATGTCTGTGCCTACTGCGGCAAGCGAGTGGGAGCGGTACTGGCCCGCAAGCGCCTGGTGCGCCCGCGTGAGGGGCGCAAGATCGCCGGCGTCTGCCTCAGCTTGGCGGAGTACTTCGACCTCGACGTCAGCCTGATCCGGCTGCTGTGGGTGCTGGCGGTGATCTTCGGTGGTACCGGCCTGCTCGCCTACATCGTGGGCTGGATCGTGATCCCCGACGAGCCCCAGCCGGAGTCGCAGCCAGCCGGGCACCAGGTCACCAATCCGTAATGCTCGTCATTCCGGACGCAACCAGCGCCCGCGAGCCCGCCCGAGGTGAGCCGAAGGGCGCGTGCGTCTGTCACTGCCACCTGTGACCGTTCTCACAACATTTCGAGCGGGTTTGGTCCATCGTGGGCTTGTTCGCGGCGCCAGAAGGGGGAGCGACATGCCCGGGACCCAACCGACTCGCTGGTCTCACAGCGACCGTTCCACTGCCCGGCCCGCTTGTCGTCACTGCGAGGGCTTGATCCGTCACGAGCGTTGGTGCCCGACCCGCAATCTCCAGGTCGCTTACGCCTACCAGGTGCTCGCCGATCCCTCACGTCTCTCCCTGCGCGACCAGCTCATCCTGCACGCCCTGGGAGTGACTTGGAACGGTCCTTTGCGGGAGGAGACTACCAAGAACCGTATGCCTTAGGCACAGGCCTGGCGCCAAGCCGTGGATTCGCGGGTGCCAGTCAACCCTCTGCTTGCCAAACCGATGCGTCACTGGATGTTCATACACTTGTAGCAAGAACGTGTCCGAGGGTCAGTACGCTATTGAAGGCGGGCCGATGCCTGAGTAGTCTGGAGGCAGACCGCAATCATAAGCATCGGCAGCCCGACCAAGACCGCCGGTGTGGGGTCGAGCCCAATACAGGAGCCTATGGATTTTGCTGCGCATTCTTGCGTTTCTTCTCCTTGCCGCCGCGGGTACAGTGGCCGCGACCGTCCCAACCGTCACCCTCACGTCACCGCTCAACGGCTGTAACACCTGTGGCCCGCAGGTCACGCTCGCAGCGACCGCGAACTTCGCTCCGATCCAGTGGCAGGTACAGCTGGACGGCCTGTTGGTCTATTCGGTCAGCAGCACCAGCACGAGCTTCAGCAAGACCATCACCACCAGCCTCGGCGTGTGGCACACCATCACCGTCTCGGCGATCGTGGGGGGCGCGGTCCCGGTGGCGTACTCAGCCGGTCCGATCCAGGTGTACGCGCCGGCGCCGCTGGTCATCACTACGACCAGCCTGCCGCAGGCCTACACCAACATCCAGTATTCGGCGCAATTCACGGCCACGGGAGGGACCAGGCCCTACACCTGGTCGCTTCCTGCGGGCAGTCTGCCTCCCGGCCTGACCATGGCCGCGACCACCGGCGTCGTGTCCGGCAAGGCGACCCAGGCGGGCTCGTACAGCTTCGACGTTCAGGTCACCGACAGCCTCGGCCTCAAGACCCTGGTCAAGGTGGGCACCGGCTTTCCCCTCGCGATGATCGTGCACAACAGTGCCATCAAGCTGTCTTGGATCTATACCAGCGCCGTTGACCGGTTCAATGTGTACCGCAGCACGGTTTCCGGGGGGCCGTACTCTCTGCTCGGCGCAACCGCCGCGTTGAGCTACACCGATAAGACCTTCGTGCCGGGAAA is part of the Terriglobales bacterium genome and harbors:
- a CDS encoding putative Ig domain-containing protein — translated: MLRILAFLLLAAAGTVAATVPTVTLTSPLNGCNTCGPQVTLAATANFAPIQWQVQLDGLLVYSVSSTSTSFSKTITTSLGVWHTITVSAIVGGAVPVAYSAGPIQVYAPAPLVITTTSLPQAYTNIQYSAQFTATGGTRPYTWSLPAGSLPPGLTMAATTGVVSGKATQAGSYSFDVQVTDSLGLKTLVKVGTGFPLAMIVHNSAIKLSWIYTSAVDRFNVYRSTVSGGPYSLLGATAALSYTDKTFVPGKTYYFVVTAVISGAESVHSGEIMAVTK
- a CDS encoding tetratricopeptide repeat protein → MKAYVGAGAKLVLGSTLLVCFLGGAVGPPATAADSARKITDSPAEADPLTRTGFEHFYNLEYDAAVADFEKAAKAHPDDPFAVNHLLNAVLFRELYRVGALDTSLYSSNSFVTKKKFDFDPRVKDRVAELMARAFTLSEQRQKADPKDVQALYTRGITRGMRATYLALVEKAWFAALRSAIAARHDHEKVLEMEPDFADAKTIVGVHNYVAGSLPWAIKVAVSVVGLTGSKQKGLQYLSAAAEGGGETAPDAKITLALFLRREQRFDDALRVVRTLTAVYPRNSLFAIEEGNILNAGGHGMEAIAVFRAVLEKGKKGYYKDPHLELAAFTLGEALRGQRFYKEAAEAYETVRTFPHRDPELLQKADLAAGQMHDLQQEREQAVADYNAVIAADSSSPEAQQARRFLRQPYRLSSP
- a CDS encoding PspC domain-containing protein, whose protein sequence is MYCNYCGKVIQDDAHVCAYCGKRVGAVLARKRLVRPREGRKIAGVCLSLAEYFDLDVSLIRLLWVLAVIFGGTGLLAYIVGWIVIPDEPQPESQPAGHQVTNP